A stretch of Suncus etruscus isolate mSunEtr1 chromosome 9, mSunEtr1.pri.cur, whole genome shotgun sequence DNA encodes these proteins:
- the TCIRG1 gene encoding V-type proton ATPase 116 kDa subunit a 3: MGSMFRSEEVALVQLFLPTASAYTCVSQLGELGLVEFRDLNASVSAFQRRFVGEVRRCEELEKTFTFLQEEVRRAGLPMAPPTVGLPAPPPRDMLRIQEDSDRLAQELRDVSGNQRALRAQLHQLQLHEAVLGQGQGPSLAATPMDGTLETTPLIQAPGGPHDGLRVNFVAGAVEPHKAAALERLLWRACRGFLIVSFQEAEGQLEDPVTGEPATWMIFLISYWGEQIGKKVCKITDCFHCHVFPFSEDDDARHRARQQLQQQNQELREVLGEADRFLSQVLGRVQQLLPPWQTQVRKMKAVYLALNQCSLSATHKCLIAEGWCAVQDLPTLQGALRDSSTEEGVSALAHRLPCRDMPPTLIRTNCFTAGFQGIVDAYGVGRYQEVNPAPYTIITFPFLFAVMFGDVGHGLLMFLFALAMVLAENQPSVKKAQNEIWRTFFGGRYLLLLMGLFSVYTGFVYNECFSRALTIFPSGWSVAAMANQSGWSDSFLARNPVLSLDPNISGVFLGPYPFGIDPIWSLAINHLSFLNSFKMKMSVILGVTHMAFGVVLGIFNHMHFGQQHRVLLETVPELVFLLGLFGYLVFLVIYKWLTITAAGAASAPSILIHFINMFLFSSSPTNRQLFQDQRVVQSTLVVLALITVPVLLLGTPLFLYRRHRHRARKLSGEGLEDRTRLLDASGCDEEQAGSPGDPEEEFVAAEVFMHQAIHTIEFCLGCVSNTASYLRLWALSLAHAQLSEVLWAMVMRVGLGLRRQMGVEALALVPVFAAFAILTVAILLVMEGLSAFLHALRLHWVEFQNKFYVGTGYRFTPFSFTTDDDD; encoded by the exons CCTTCCTGCAGGAGGAGGTGCGGAGAGCGGGGCTGCCGATGGCTCCTCCCACGGTGGGGCTACCCGCACCCCCACCCCGAGACATGCTCCGCATCCAGGAGGACTCCGACCGCCTGGCCCAGGAGCTGCGGGACGTGAGCGGGAACCAGCGGGCCCTGCGCGCCCAGCTGCACCAGCTGCAGCTCCACGAAGCTGTGCTGGGCCAAGGCCAGGGCCCTTCG CTGGCTGCCACCCCCATGGATGGGACCTTGGAGACCACACCCCTGATCCAGGCTCCCGGAGGACCTCACGACGGCCTCAGGGTCAA TTTCGTGGCAGGCGCTGTAGAGCCCCACAAGGCTGCCGCCCTGGAGCGCCTGCTCTGGAGGGCCTGTCGCGGCTTCCTCATTGTCAGCTTCCAGGAGGCCGAGGGGCAGCTGGAGGACCCGGTGACG GGCGAGCCTGCCACCTGGATGATCTTCCTCATCTCCTACTGGGGTGAGCAGATCGGAAAGAAAGTTTGCAAGATCACTGACTG CTTCCACTGCCATGTGTTCCCGTTCTCAGAGGATGACGATGCCCGGCACCGTGCCCGCCAGCAGCTGCAGCAGCAGAACCAGGAGCTGCGGGAG GTCCTGGGTGAGGCGGATCGTTTCCTGAGCCAGGTGCTGGGCCGGGTGCAGCAGCTGCTGCcgccctggcagactcaggtgcGCAAGATGAAGGCCGTGTATCTGGCGCTCAACCAGTGCAGCCTGAGCGCCACGCACAAGTGCCTCATCGCAGAGGGCTGGTGTGCCGTGCAGGACCTGCCCACCCTTCAGGGGGCGCTGCGGGACAGCTCG ACTGAAGAGGGTGTGAGCGCCCTGGCCCATCGCCTGCCCTGCCGGGATATGCCCCCCACGCTCATCCGCACCAACTGCTTCACCGCCGGCTTCCAGGGCATCGTGGACGCGTATGGCGTGGGCCGCTACCAGGAAGTCAACCCAG CACCCTACACTATCATcaccttccccttcctcttcgcCGTCATGTTCGGGGACGTGGGTCACGGGCTGCTCATGTTCCTCTTTGCCCTGGCCATGGTGCTGGCCGAGAACCAGCCATCTGTGAAGAAGGCGCAGAACGAG ATCTGGAGGACCTTCTTCGGGGGCCGCTACCTACTCCTGCTCATGGGCCTCTTCTCCGTCTACACTGGCTTCGTCTACAACGAATGCTTCAGCCGCGCACTGACCATCTTCCCCTCAGGCTGGAGCGTGGCAGCTATGGCCAACCAGTCGGgttggag TGACTCATTCCTGGCTCGGAACCCAGTGCTCAGCCTGGATCCCAATATCTCTGGTGTCTTCCTGGGGCCTTACCCGTTTGGCATAGACCCT ATCTGGAGCTTGGCCATCAACCACCTGAGCTTCCTCAACTCGTTCAAAATGAAGATGTCGGTGATCCTGGGGGTGACGCACATGGCCTTCGGGGTGGTCCTGGGCATCTTCAACCACAT GCACTTTGGCCAGCAGCACCGTGTGCTGCTAGAGACAGTGCCCGAGCTGGTCTTCCTGCTGGGCCTCTTTGGCTACCTGGTCTTTCTGGTCAtctacaagtggctaaccatcaCGGCAGCAGGCGCAGCGAGTGCCCCGAGCATCCTCATCCATTTTATCAACATGTTCCTCTTTAGCAGCAGCCCGACCAACCGACAGCTCTTCCAGGACCAG AGGGTGGTGCAGTCCACCCTGGTGGTCCTGGCCCTGATCACGGTGCCCGTCTTGCTGCTTGGGACACCCCTGTTCCTGTACCGGCGGCACCGGCACCGGGCACGGAAGCTTTCTGGAGAGGGGCTG GAGGATAGGACAAGGCTCTTGGATGCCTCTGGCTGTGACGAGGAGCAGGCTGGGAGCCCAGGAGACCCGGAGGAGGAG TTTGTCGCAGCCGAGGTGTTCATGCACCAGGCCATCCACACCATCGAGTTCTGCCTGGGCTGCGTGTCCAACACGGCCTCCTACCTGCGCCTCTGGGCCCTAAGCCTGGCACACGCCC AGCTGTCAGAGGTGCTGTGGGCCATGGTGATGCGTGTAGGCCTGGGCCTGAGGCGCCAGATGGGAGTGGAGGCCTTGGCACTGGTACCTGTGTTTGCTGCCTTCGCCATCCTCACTGTGGCCATCCTGCTGGTGATGGAGGGGCTCTCGGCCTTTCTGCACGCCCTGCGCCTGCACTG GGTGGAGTTCCAGAACAAGTTCTACGTGGGCACCGGCTACCGGTtcacccccttctccttcaccacAGACGATGATGATTAG